A stretch of Candidatus Zixiibacteriota bacterium DNA encodes these proteins:
- a CDS encoding glycosyltransferase family 4 protein — MIKVLHLDTGRLFRGGQEQVYLHLKHLGAFEVKQYLACPETSRLKQRGTEYMSGYFPLAESNLGRILKRRELTSYIQRNEIQIVHAHDSHAHSLAIFLQRAQPEVRVVVTRRSSGRIGWGSRTKYRRHGIVFIAISETVRRDLREGGVNDSEIALIPSMIDLNEIRSHSGIRTDNASFSGGINLISVGALDKEKGFIDAVKAVKRLIENKPSLDSKYFLIGDGPEKRRIADFISGNGLADIVNMIGWSDEPSSFLKKGNIYLAPSHREGLGIALLKAMGAGMTVVASDISAHRELVQEGQTGLLFPCGDSEAMAGMITGLLENRPLREKLSQNAEKTAVKYDAAVTSEKIYRLYCKICPHR; from the coding sequence ATGATAAAAGTTCTGCATCTTGATACGGGACGGCTCTTTCGCGGCGGTCAGGAGCAGGTTTATCTGCATCTAAAACATTTGGGAGCGTTTGAAGTTAAGCAGTATCTTGCCTGTCCGGAGACATCCAGACTGAAGCAAAGGGGTACTGAATATATGAGCGGTTATTTTCCTTTGGCAGAAAGCAATCTGGGCAGAATCCTGAAACGCCGCGAACTAACCAGTTATATTCAAAGAAACGAAATTCAGATTGTCCATGCGCATGATTCCCATGCTCATTCTCTGGCGATTTTTCTCCAAAGGGCGCAGCCTGAAGTTCGGGTAGTCGTCACCCGCCGCAGCAGCGGTCGAATCGGATGGGGAAGCCGCACCAAATACCGGCGGCATGGAATAGTTTTTATTGCCATATCAGAGACCGTCCGGCGCGACCTGCGAGAGGGGGGTGTCAACGACTCCGAAATAGCGCTGATTCCTTCAATGATTGACCTTAATGAAATCAGAAGTCACTCCGGCATAAGAACGGATAACGCCTCCTTCTCGGGCGGAATAAACCTGATTTCTGTTGGAGCCCTGGACAAGGAGAAAGGCTTTATCGATGCGGTAAAAGCGGTTAAGAGGCTCATTGAAAATAAACCGTCGCTTGACTCTAAGTATTTCCTTATAGGCGACGGACCGGAGAAGCGAAGAATTGCCGATTTTATTTCTGGCAACGGTTTAGCCGATATAGTCAATATGATTGGCTGGTCGGATGAGCCCTCCTCTTTTCTGAAAAAGGGAAATATCTATCTGGCGCCGTCACACCGTGAAGGGCTCGGCATTGCCCTTCTCAAAGCGATGGGCGCCGGAATGACGGTCGTGGCCAGCGATATCTCGGCGCACCGGGAACTTGTTCAAGAGGGGCAGACCGGTCTTCTGTTCCCATGCGGCGATTCGGAAGCGATGGCGGGTATGATAACGGGACTGCTGGAAAATCGACCCCTGCGTGAAAAATTGAGTCAGAATGCCGAAAAAACCGCCGTCAAATATGACGCCGCGGTAACGTCGGAGAAGATTTATCGTTTATATTGTAAGATATGCCCACACCGGTAA
- a CDS encoding glycosyltransferase family 2 protein: protein MNLSIIIIAKNEEKNLVRSLTAVQGMGEIILVDSGSTDNTRAVAERFGAQVFDMGWNGFGPAKKFAQQKANGSWILSIDADEVVTAPLREEILTVVGSDNAKAGYEITRLTNFMGKWIYHSGWYPDYVLRLFRREVGLFSDSLVHESVTVSGPVGRLNNTLLHYSYPDISVYLRKLDRYTSLGAEELRRQGREFHIHNLLLKPPASFFRHYLTGAGFLDGLEGFLIAGLSAYGTFIKYAKLKTLGAADKPS from the coding sequence TTGAATCTCTCCATAATCATAATCGCCAAGAATGAAGAGAAGAATCTGGTACGTTCTCTGACGGCGGTGCAGGGTATGGGGGAGATTATTCTGGTCGATAGCGGCTCGACCGACAACACCCGCGCCGTTGCCGAACGATTCGGCGCTCAGGTTTTCGATATGGGCTGGAATGGATTTGGACCGGCGAAAAAATTCGCTCAGCAAAAGGCTAACGGAAGTTGGATATTGTCGATAGACGCCGATGAAGTCGTAACAGCGCCGCTGCGGGAAGAAATTCTGACTGTGGTCGGCAGCGATAATGCCAAAGCCGGATATGAAATTACCCGATTGACCAATTTTATGGGGAAGTGGATATATCACTCCGGCTGGTATCCTGATTATGTGCTTCGCCTCTTTCGCCGTGAAGTCGGCCTCTTCTCCGATTCACTGGTGCATGAATCAGTGACTGTCTCCGGTCCGGTGGGCCGTCTCAATAATACCCTGCTCCATTATTCCTATCCTGATATCTCAGTCTATTTGCGAAAACTGGACCGATACACGTCCCTTGGTGCGGAGGAACTTCGCCGTCAGGGGAGAGAGTTTCATATACATAATCTTTTGTTGAAACCGCCGGCATCTTTCTTCCGCCATTATCTGACCGGCGCCGGCTTTCTTGACGGCCTCGAGGGATTTCTCATCGCCGGACTTTCAGCATACGGGACTTTCATAAAATATGCCAAACTGAAAACGCTTGGCGCGGCGGATAAACCGTCATGA